ggctggttactgaaccagcaacagggctggttactgaaccagcaacagggctggttactgaaccagcaacagggctggttactgaaccagcaacagggctggttactgaaccagcaacagggctggcaacagggctggttactgaaccagcaacagggctggttactgaaccagcaacagggctggttactgaaccagcaacagggctggttactgaaccagcaacagggctggttactgaaccagcaacagggctggttactcaaccagcaacagggctggttactgaaccagcaacagggctggttactgaaccagcaacagggctggttactgaaccagcaacagggctggttactgaaccagcaacagggctggttactgaaccagcaacagggctggttactgaaccagcaacagggctggttactgaaccagcaacagggctggttactcaccagcaacagggctggttactgaaccagcaacagggctggttactcaccagcaacagggctggttactcaccagcaacagggctggttaccagcaacagggctggttactcaccagcaacagggctggttactcaccagcaacagggctggttactgaaccagcaacagggctggttactcacccagcaacagggctggttactcaccagcaacagggctggttactcacccagcaacagggctggttactcACCCAGCAATAGGGCTGGTTACTCACccagcaacagggctggttactgaaccagcaacagggctggttactcaccaacagcaacagggctggttactcaccagcaacagggctggttactcaccagcaacagggctggttactcaccagcaacagggctggttactcaccagcaacagggctggttactcACCAGCAACAGGACTGGTTACTCACCAGCAACAGGACTGGTTACTCaccagcaacagggctggttactgaaccagcaacagggctggttactcACAGGGCTGGTTACTGAACCAGCAACAGGGCTgcaacagggctggttactcACCAGCAACAGGACTGGTTACTCaccagcaacagggctggttactcaccagcaacagggctggttactcacccagcaacagggctggttactcacccagcaacagggctggttactgaaccagcaacagggctggttactgaaccagcaacagggctggttactgaaccagcaacagggctggttactgaaccagcaacagggctggttactcaccagcaacagggctggttactgaaccagcaacagggctggttactcaccagcaacagggctggttactcACCAGCAACAGGACTGGTTACTCaccagcaacagggctggttactgaaccagcaacagggctggttactcacccagcaacagggctggttactcACCAGCAACAGGACTGGTTACTCaccagcaacagggctggttactcACCAGCAACAATATACTTTTCATGCTGAATAAACTGAAATCATGATGAAGTTATTCAAATGTATTGAACAGTGCTGTATTGTATGTATAGTTATGTATAGTAAATGTATTGAACAGTGCTGTATTGTATGTATAGTACATGTATTGAACAGTGCTGTATTGTATGTGTAGTTATGTATAGTAAATGTATTGTATGTGTAGTTATGTATAGTAAATGTATTGTATGTGTAGTTATGTATAgtaaatgtattgtatgtataGTTATGTATAGTAAATGTATTGAACAGTGCTGTATTGTATGTGTAGTTATGTATAGTAAATGTATTGTATGTGTAGTTATGTATAGTAAATGTATTGTATGTGTAGTTATGTATAgtaaatgtattgtatgtataGTTATGTATAGTAAATGTATTGAACAGTGCTGTATTGTATGTGTAGTTATGTATAGTAAATGTATTGAACAGTGCTGTATTGTATGTGTAGTTATGTATAGTAAATGTACTGAACAGTGCTGTGCTTTTACAGGTGTCCATGTTGACAAACCATAAAAAGTGTTCTGTTGTCTCTTTAAAAATAAACTAAATCACTTGTTTCATCTTAGATTATAAAAAAGCATCATGAGTCTCATTTCACAATTAGAATTTTTATTACATCACACTTTCAAGAAAAGAATCACGAAACTGAAATGAAACCACAACAGGTTTTCCCCGACGAAAGGACGTCTAAGATGTGAAACTAATTCCCAGAGATCTGTGTCACTACAACTGAAACGAAACATTTTTTTAAGCTAAAATCTAATCTTGCTGTCCGATAAGAGTCAGAACGAAAGACCTTTGGGTTAACCACTGAAGAAACTTGTTGTTTTAACTCCTGGGCCTATTAATCCTGATCAAGTAAAACTCCCGTCCCCTAGCAGTCCTGGTGTGTATCCACTAACAACTCAATGGAACCAAACAGAATCATAGGGAACGAAACGGACAGGGACTAACTTTCATTTTTCACAATACTTTCAAAAACTTTcaatttttttgttgcaaaacattttcagTTGCACAACGTTATGTCTATGGCCTAAAAACGTTTCACTACAGCGTGGTACTAAAGAATTAGAATCAGTTTTAACTCCAGTCCTTACTGTTTGTTCTCATGTTGTGCGAACTGGACCCACTGGTTCCAGTTGTTTTCATGGGGTAAAACCTGTCCTAGACGCAGACAGCAGTCGATGGTCGGCTCATAGAACACAGTGGTCGTCTCAGCCGGTCTTACCCCCGTCTCCTCCAGCCTTACCCCCGTCTCCTCCAGCCtcacccccgtctctccctctctctcctcccccaccatgAGGACGGCGGCTGGgcgggagaagagggagggtttGGGACGTCTGGTCACGTACTTCTTCTTGATACAGCCCAACTCAACGAGGgcctgaggggaggagagaggaggagcagaggagggacggggagaggagcaggaggggggagaggagcagaggagggagaggagcaggagaggagggggaggggggagaggagcaggagaggagggagggggagaggagcagggagaggagggaggagcagagggggagaggagcaggaggggggagaggagggacagggagaggagcaggagaggagggagggggagaggaacaggagaggagggggggggagaggagcaggagaggagggacggggagaggagcaggagaggagggaggggaggagcagggagggaggggaggggagaggagaggagcaggagaggagggacggggagaggagcaggagaggagggacaggggagaggagcaggagaggagcaggagaggagggacgggagaggagcaggagaggagggacggggagaggagcaggagaggagggacaggagagggggagaggagcaggagaggagggaggggggagaggagcaggagaggagggacaggggagaggagcaggagaggagggacggggagaggagcaggagaggagggacggggagaggagcaggagaggagggacgggagagggcaggagaggagggaggagggaggggagaggagcaggagaggagggacggggagaggagcaggagaggagggacggggagaggagcaggaggaggagggacggggagaggagcaggagaggagggacggggagaggagcaggagaggagggacggggagaggagcaggagaggagggacggggagaggagcaggagaggagggacggggagaggagcaggagaggagggacggggagaggagcaggagaggagggacggggagagggagaggagcaggagaggagggacggggagaggagcaggagaggagggacggggagaggagcaggagaggagggacggggagaggagcaggagaggagggacggggaggggagaggagcaggagaggagggacggggggagaggagcaggagaggagggacggggagaggagcaggagggagggagggggagaggagcaggagaggagggacggggggagaggagcaggagagggagggacggggagaggagcaggagaggtgggacggggagaggagcaggagaggtgggaccagaggaggaggggaggaacagaaggagggacagggagaggagcaggagaggagggacgggagagagaaggaccagaggaagaggggaggaacaggagggacagggagagatgaacATGAGTGAACCTGACCAGTACTGGTGATGTCAGCAGCTGtgaaggagcaggagaggaggaggaggggagagatgaacGTGAGTGAACCTGACCAGTACTGGTGATGTCAGCAGCTGTGAAGGAGCAGGTGCTTACTTACCTTTCCTCTGTTGTATATAATTATCTTTTGTCATTTTAAATGCAACAAATTGCCATTCAAACAATAACTATTTTCTAATGAACTCAACCTTGAAGTCAATGATCAGCTGATCTAGTCTACATCCCAGCTGATCTAGTCTACATccccgatgatcagctgatctagtctacatcccagctgatctagtctacatccccgatgatcagctgatctagtCTACATCCCGATGATCTAGCCTACAtcccgatgatcagctgatctagtctacatcccagctgatctagtctacatccccgatgatcagctgatctagcctacatcccgatgatcagctgatctagcctacatcccgatgatcagctgatctagcctacatcccgatgatcagctgatctagcctacatcccgatgatcagctgatctagcctacatcccgatgatcagctgatctacACTACATCCCCCTGATCATCTGATCATCCCTGATCTAGTCTACATCCCAGCAGATCTAGTCTACATCCCAGCAGATCTAGTCTACATCCCAGCAGATCTAGTCTACATCCCAGCAGATCTAGTCTACATCCCAGCAGATCTAGTCTACATCCCAGCAGATCTAGCCTACATCCCGATGATCAGATCTAGCCTACACCCCGAGATCAGCTGATCTACAtcccgatgatcagctgatctagcctacccccgatgatcagctgatcaGCGATGATCTAGCCTACAccccgatgatcagctgatctagcctacaccccgatgatcagctgatctagcctacaccccgatgatcagctgatctagcctacaccccgatgatcagctgatctagcctacaccccgatgatcagctgatctagcctacaccccgatgatcagctgatctagcctacacccgatgatcagctgatctagcctacacccgatgatcagctgatcaGCCTACAccccgatgatcagctgatctagcctacaccccgatgatcagctgatctagcctacaccccgatgatcagctgatctagcctacaccccgatgatcagctgatctagcctacacccgatgatcagctgatacaccccgatgatcagctgatctagcctacaccccgatgatcagctgatctagcctacaccccgatgatcagctgatctagcctacaccccgatgatcagctgatctagcctacaccccgatgatcagctgatctagcctacaccccgatgatcagctgatctagcctacaccccgatgatcagctgatctagcctacaccccgatgatcagctgatctagcctacaccccgatgatcagctgatctagcctacaccccgatgatcagctgatctagcctacaccccgatgatcagctgatctagcgatgatcagctgatctagcctacaccccgatgatcagctgatctagcctacaccccgatgatcagctgatctagcctacaccccgatgatcagctgatctagcctacaccccgatgatcagctgatctagtctacatccccgatgatcagctgatctacACTACATCCCCGCTGATCAGCTTATCTAGTCTACATCCCAGCGGATCTAGTCTACATCCCAGCGGATCTAGTCTACATCCCAGCGGATCTAGTCTACATCCCAGCGGATCTAGTCTACATCCCAGCTGATCTAACCTACATCCCagatgatcagctgatctagcctacatcccagctgatctagtctacatccccgatgatcagctgatctagtctacatccccgatgatcagctgatctagcctacatccccgatgatcagctgatctagcctacatccccgatgatcagctgatctagcctacatccccgatgatcagctgatctagcctacatccccgatgatcagctgatctagcctacatccccgatgatcagctgatctagcctacatccccgatgatcagctgatctagcctacatcccgatgatcagctgatctagcctacatcccgatgatcagctgatctagtctacatcccccgatgatcagctgatctagtCCACATCACAAGAAAATGGCTATATTAAAATTGTTAAAAAAGTGTGAATTTGGCTATAGAAGCAGTAGAAATGGAATGAGGTTTAATTTTTGGGAATGCTGTTGAATGGAATGACggtaaaatatttatatatatatatttagcagCTGCCCCACCAAAGGTCTGTGCACGGCCCTGGTGTGGTTGTCGTTCCTACCTGCACGAGGTCCAGTACCACCACTGGCTGCAAGACCCCTCTGTAGTGTTCCAGTAAGACGTGTTCTGGTAAACCGGGCCGGGTCATGATGTGGTAAAGGACAGCGTCCAGCATGCCTTTGCACACCGGCCTGTTCAGACTGCCGTCCACGATACGCCACGGACGACTGACGAACGACACGTCACACACGCCGCCGCTGTCGTCCTCTTCCTCGCGCAGTCCGCTAGCTTCACCATCCTCTTCCTCGGGCAGACCGCTAGCTTCACCATCCTCTTCCTCAGCTAGAGATGAAAATGGCTTCTCGCCGTCGCCCTCTGAGGAAAATAAAAAACACGATGAAACACACCGGTGAACAGAtcgggggtcagctgtagtctggataacggggtcagctgtagtctgggtaacgggggtcagctgtagtctgggtaacggggtcagctgtagtctgggtaacgggggtcagctgtagtctgggtaacgggggtcagctgtagtctgggtaacgggggtcagctgtagtctgggtaacggggtcagctgtagtctgggtaacggggtcagctgtagtctgggtaacggggtcagctgtagtctgggtaacggggtcagctgtagtctgggtaacgggggggtcagctgtagtctgggtaacggggtcagctgtagtctgggtaacggggtcagctgtagtctgggtaacggggtcagct
This is a stretch of genomic DNA from Oncorhynchus tshawytscha isolate Ot180627B unplaced genomic scaffold, Otsh_v2.0 Un_contig_11490_pilon_pilon, whole genome shotgun sequence. It encodes these proteins:
- the LOC121843779 gene encoding general transcription factor 3C polypeptide 1-like yields the protein MVAPREQEPRSKRGRRETLMEEEEVEKREETPEEEEVEKREETPEEEEKMQPEEKDRNETAEERWMKRREEEEEKEEERVQEEPSSTIETEQSTEGDGEKPFSSLAEEEDGEASGLPEEEDGEASGLREEEDDSGGVCDVSFVSRPWRIVDGSLNRPVCKGMLDAVLYHIMTRPGLPEHVLLEHYRGVLQPVVVLDLVQALVELGCIKKKYVTRRPKPSLFSRPAAVLMVGEEREGETGVRLEETGVRLEETGVRPAETTTVFYEPTIDCCLRLGQVLPHENNWNQWVQFAQHENKQ